Below is a genomic region from Acinetobacter tibetensis.
AAGGGATGATGAAAATCATCCCTTTTTTTATGCCAAAGTCGTAGTGGCATACTAAAGTATAGGGAGTAAAGTCGACAAGGAATTCGGCAGAGATAACGCGAACAAGAAAACTAAACTGCTTAATAAATCTTTAATGAGGTCATGAATGGATACGATTCAACGAAAATCTACGCTCCCCTCCAAACTTATCTGGGGTTTAGTCGCGATTATAGGCGCGGTATCTTTTGGAATATTGGCGGTTAGTCGCGGCGAGCATGTTAACGCAGTTTGGCTGGTTTTAGCTGCCATCTGTGTATACAGCATTGCTTATCGTTTTTATAGTTTATTTATTGCAACCAAAGTTTTTGAACTTAATCCAAGACGGTTAACTCCAGCACATCGTTTAAATGATGGTTTGGACTATGTACCGACCAATAAATATGTTCTTTTCGGCCACCATTTCGCGGCAATTGCGGGTGCAGGCCCGTTAGTTGGACCTATTTTGGCTGCTCAAATGGGATACTTGCCTGGTACTATTTGGTTGTTGGTGGGTGTTGTTCTTGCAGGAGCTGTTCAAGACTTCTTGGTCTTGTTTATTTCAACCCGTCGTGATGGACGATCACTGGGTGAAATGGCAAAGCAGGAGTTGGGCTCATTTGCTGGTATTGTGGTTATGCTTGGCGCGCTTGGCGTAATGATCATTATTTTGGCTGTATTGGCTTTGGTGGTGGTCAAAGCACTTGCACATAGTCCTTGGGGTGTATTTACTATTGCTGCAACAATACCGATTGCGTTGTTCATGGGTATTTACATGCGTTACTTGCGCCCAGGCAAGATCGCAGAGGTTTCCATCATTGGTTTTGTATTGATGATGGCGGCAATTGTTTATGGTGGTAATGTTGCTGCAGATCCATACTGGGGACCATTCTTTACGTTAACAGGCATACAGTTAACGTGGTGTTTGATTATTTACGGTTTTGTCGCTTCTGTTTTACCTGTGTGGTTATTGTTAGCGCCGCGTGATTATTTATCTACCTTCTTAAAAATCGGGGTCATTGCAGGACTTGCAGTCGGGATCATGGTTGCAATGCCGATGTTGAAAATGCCTTCTGTAACGCATTTTGTCGATGGAACTGGTCCTGTATTTGCGGGTTCAATGTTTCCATTCCTTTTCATTACCATTGCTTGTGGTGCAATTTCAGGTTTCCATGCTTTAGTATCTTCAGGAACCACGCCTAAATTGATCGATAACGAAGTAAATATTCGTGTGATTGGTTATGGTGGCATGTTAATGGAATCATTTGTTGCCATTATGGCAATGATTTGTGCGACTGTGCTAGAACCTGGGGTGTATTTTGCAATTAATGCACCTGCTGCTGTGCTTGGGACGACTGTAGAATCCGCAGCAGAGGCAGTACGAAATTTAGGCTTTGTGGTAACCCCTGAAACCTTAAGTTTGCTTGCAAAAGAAGTGGGCGAAACGACGATTCTTTCGCGTACGGGCGGTGCACCGACTTTTGCGATTGGTATGGCACACATCATTACGGAAATTTTTAATAACCGTTCGATGATGGCATTCTGGTATCACTTTGCGATTCTATTTGAAGCATTGTTCATCTTAACTGCGGTTGATGCGGGTACACGTGCATGTCGTTTCATGGTGCAAGATACTGTAGGTATTGTGGTTCCTGCACTTAAAAACACACACAATTTTTTTGGAAACATGGTCGGTACAGCAGTTGCTGTTGCAGGATGGGGTTTCTTTGTTTATCAAGGCGTTGTTGATCCGCTCGGTGGTATTAATAGTTTATGGCCACTCTTCGGTATTGGTAACCAGATGTTGGCGGCTATGGCGTTGATATTGGGTACTGTCATTCTGTTTAAAATGAAGAAAGAGAAATATGTTTGGGTCACCATCATCCCGACGGTTTTCTTAATCATTACCTGTATGACAGCAGGTTGGCAAAAAATCTTCCATGAAAATCCAAAAATTGGTTTCTTGGCGCAAGCAGATAGATTCTCGGCTGCTATTGCGAAGGGTGAGATTTTAAAACCAGCGAAAACATTTGAAGAAATGCAAACGATTGTATTGTCGAATCAAATCAATGCTGCGCTTTGCGCGTTCTTTATGATTGTGGCGGTGGTGATGATCTTTGCTGCGATTGGTGTAATTCGTCGTGCCTTGGCAAGCCCAGTGCCAACAGTCAATGAAGCACCAGCTGTGTATGCAGATCCTGAAGAAGTGACGATTTCTAAGTCACATTAATGTTTTGCGATATGACTTTGCAAGTAAATAAGGTGGGATGAGTAAGATGAATCTTAGATTTGCCAAAGGCGGTAAAACGGTGATTTATAAAATCATCAAGATGACCATCATGTCGCAAAAAGGCTTAATTTTTTCGCCAAAAAATTGGTCAAGAATTGCAACATTGTGGCAGGGTTTACAGCAAAGCTTTCGGTTGATGGTTGGTGTTCCAGATTATGAAAATTATGTGGAGCATATGAAAAAGCACCATCCTGATTTAACTCCAATGGATGCGAAAACCTTTTATCGTCATTGTATAGATTCACGTTATCCAACGGCTGGTGGCAATTTAAAGAAATGTCCGTGTTGATGGATATATAGAAAGTCACTGATTCCTTTGGAAAAAGTTAAAAACGGTGTATGTTAATCATGCACCGTTTTTATTGGGGAACATTTGTGATTTGGGCAAAACAGAAAGAAGAGCAACACTTAGCAGAAGACACACGAAAAATAGATGCCAAAATTCAAGCCTATGCCAGTAAAGTTCAGACTTTTTTGACTCAAATTAACCAGATTATTTTAGATAAAGAACAACAAACCAAGTTGGCGTTGAGCTGCTTGTTGGCAGGCGGACATGTACTTTTTGAAGATTTACCCGGTTTAGGAAAAACCACGCTTTCAAGTGCTTTGGCACATATTGCAGGTCTGCAATTTCAACGTATTCAGTTTACCAATGATATGTTGGCGAGTGACGTGATTGGCGTCAATATGTTTAATCAAAAAGAGCATATGTTTGAGTTTAAACAAGGTCCAATTTTTACCCAAATTCTTTTGGCTGATGAAATCAATCGTTGTAGCCCAAAAACGCAAAGTGCTTTACTCGAGGCGATGGAAGAGGGTGCGGTTACTGTCGATGGGATTCGTTATACCTTACCGCAACCATTTTGGGTGATTGCGACACAAAACCCGTTATTCCAGAGTGGAACATATGCCTTACCTGAATCTCAGCTAGATCGCTTCTTAATGCGGCTGTCTCTGGGTTATCCTTCGCGCTCAGCAGAAAAATTATTATTACAGCAAGATTCAAGACAAGTTTTAATTTCAACTTTGGCACAAGTCTTTCAGCAAGATGAGATATTGCAATTACAACATTTGGTGCAGCAGGTTTATGTGGGCGATGTTGTCATGGATTATCTTCTAGATTTGGCACAAGAAAGCCGTAAAGGGCGCCACGGTTTATCAACACGCGGGCTATTGGCATTAAAAAAAGCAGCACAGGCACACGCTTTAATTGAACAGCGTAGTTTCGTCACTGCGGATGATGTTCAAGCCATTTTTGTTGCGGTTACGGCACATCGAATAGGTCTCAGTGAAATTGAAACTGCACAGCTTATGCGACAGATTCCGATCAGTTAATGGCAAGGAAATTTAAGTTGATTCAGTCATTGTGGTCGAAATGGACAAAAAAAAGATTTAGTTTTGAGCAACAGAAAACATTGACGCAAAAAGATGTGTTGGTTTTTATATATCAGCAAGGTTACTTATATCTGGTGTTGATTTTAATTACCTTTATTGCGGGGGTGAATTATGCCAATAACTTAATTCTTGGTTTTTGTTTTCTGATTAGTGCCATTTTATGTATTAGTTTTTACCTGACCTTTAAGCAGTTGCATGGTTTACAGATTGAAGTTTCCTATACGGAACTGGGGCAAGTGGGGCAGCCTTTAAGCTTAGAGCTCTACTTTAAACAGTCTCAACTTCAAGCACGTTATTTATGGATTAGTGTCGATACGCAGATACATCGGATCATGTTTGCAGATCTTCGATATCGCTATGTAGTTGAACTCAAACCAAATAAACGTGGAGCATTTGAATATCCTACAATCAAGCTTTTTTCAGTCTATCCTTTCGGACTTGTTCGGGCATGGACTTATATGTATTTAAAAGGGCAATCTTGGATTGCACCACATGCTCAATATTCAGTAACGCAACAGCAGTATTCGCGACAAGCACAGGAATTAGATTTGGACGAATTTCGAGAGTTACGTGATTTTCGACAAGGTGATTCTATTCAAACTGTTTCTTGGAAGCAGGTGGCACGGGGACAAGGGCTTTATGTGAAAGTTTTTGAGCAACATGATGATTTACATAGCATAGATATTGATTATCTACATATGCCGAGTACAGATCATGAGGAAAAGTTGAGTCTGATGATGGGCTTAGTTGAGCAATGTGAGCAGCAGCAATACGCTTATCGTTTGCTTTTACCACATGCTGAACTGGTCAAAGGGCTTGGGGAGCAACAAATGCTACAAGCGAAACGGCTGCTGGCACAGGCTTAAATAATGAAAAAGACACTCAACTCTTCGGTCAAATTAACCATTTTATTAAGCTTAAGTTTAATTTTGATAGCGCAAGCTGCATATTTGCCAATGACGCTGTCGGTACTTCTACTAACGGCAATTACAACGCTATATATTCATTTTAGACAAACCGAATTACACGCTTTTTCAAAATTGTGGACAGCTTTGGGTGTACTCGCAGCACTTATGGGCATTTATTTTAGCTATGGCACTTTTATTGGTGTTGAGGCTGGAGTTGCTATATTAACCACGTTTCTTTTTGCAAAAGCCTTAGAAATTAAAAATACGCGTGATGTCATTATTATTTTTAATTTTGCTTTATTCGTGGCTGCGAGTTCATTTTTATTTAGCCAGTCCATCTGGATGGCAAGTATTGTACTTGCCTGTTTAGTTAGTTGTTTTATGGGATTATATCGGCTTCAAACCGCAGGTTTTCAGCATCAAGATAGCACAACAAGTGGGTTTAAGCAGGATTTAAAACATGTTGCAAAATTCATAGGGCTCGCGCTACCTTTTTTTGTGTTGTTGTTCTTATTTTTTCCACGCTTACCGCCGTTATGGCATATCCCAATTCCTGAAAATAAAGCCGTTACAGGCATGAGTGATCGCATGTCACCAGGAGATATTGCAGAATTATCTCAATCCAGTGCTTTAGCGTTCCGTATTTTGGGTGATATGTCGAAGCTACCCCCACGTTCAGAACTGTATTGGCGAGCGATGGTACTCGATCACTATGATGGTCAAACGTGGACCAGTAGCCCATTTAATCAGCAAAATTATAACTCTGGAAATCAGACACGATTGGTTCAGCACACGCAGTTTACATATCGATATTTAGCAGCGGATCCGCAGAGCAGTTGGGTAATGGGGCTGGATCAATCTATCCCGAATAATCCTCAATATTTCTTAAAAAATGATGGCAGTATCGTGCCAAATCGCGCTGTACAGTTGAATGAACCGATAGATTTACAGTGGTTGGGAAAAAATACTCTTACTGATTTTGTTAAAGAGGATCCAACCACTAGAAAAAGTACCACTAAATACCCGGCGGATTTGGATCTTCGCGCACAAAAATTAGCACAACAATTATTTGAACAAGCAGGTCGTGATCCAGAACGATATATCCATCATGTTATTGACTGGTATAAGCACCAACATTTTGCATACACCCTACAGTCAGGATTACTGGGACAGAACCGTATTGATGATTTTTTATTTCAATCGAAGCAAGGTTTCTGTGAACATTATGCATCGAGTTTTGCTTTATTGATGCGATATGTGGGGCTACCAGCGCGTATTGTTGTGGGTTACCAAGGGGGAGAATTAGCACCCGATGGCAAAAGCTGGGAGTTAAGGCAGCTCGATGCTCATGCGTGGACAGAAGTGAAGTTGCATGGTAAATGGATGAGGATTGATCCGACCGCGATTATTGCACCACAGCGCATAGATACGGGGATGCAAAACTATATGGACACTGAACAAAATGTTTGGGGAGCAGAAAGATCTAATGTAAGTTATCAGCAGTATGCTTTACTTAAAAAAATGCGCATTTGGAGTGATTATGCAAGCTATCAATGGCAAAGTAAGGTAGTTGGCTATAATGCTGAATCACAACAAAGCTGGTTAACTCGTTTAGGTATTCGTTCAACCTATGCAATGGTTATGGTATTGATCTTAAGTGTTTTATCTCTTTTAGCAGGGTATTTTCTCTTTATCTTTTATTTAAAATGGAGAAATACCTCTGAAATTGATCGTTTACTTTGGCAGTTTTCTAAAAAATTACAGCATGATTTACGTAAGCAAGAGTCTGAAACAATTACTGTTTGGATGCAACGTCTTAGTGATGAGATAGAAATGGATGATATCCAGATCTTTGAAAATATCGCTCAGTTACACCGAAAGATTATGTATGCACCGAAGCATAGTGAGCAAGAGATGGAACAATTTGCTGAAATGCTTAAAACTTGCACGTTTGTGTTGAAAAATAAAAGAAAGATCTTGTCTAAGTGAAAAAAACTGAATATTATGCGTGACATATAGGCGTATAGCTCAGTTGGTTAGAGCGCTACGTTGACATCGTAGAGGTCTCCAGTTCGAGTCTGGATATGCCTACCAAATATAGCTGTTAATTCAGCAACTTAAAGCCCACTTCAAAAGTGGGCTTTTTGTTTTCGGGGAACTTTCGGGGTATTTTCGGGGAATGAAATATTTTCCTACTGTTAATAACTCGCCCATTTAAATTTAAAAACGATGACTAACGGTAGCTAAATAATTAACTATTTGGACATCTATTCTTATTTAATCTGGACATTTTTTTCTGTTTTAGGGTTAAATGTGATTACACAAAGCCGTGGAACATTGTTTAATAAGTAATCGTGGAACATGATAAACTATTAAAAAATCCCAATACATCTGAGTTGGGGTTTATCAAATCAATTAATACATTGAATTATATGAAATAAAAAGCGAATTGCGTTTAACGTGCATTATGTTAATTTTAGAAAAACTTTAAAGCACTTATTCAGTTCAATGGAAAAAATATTAAATTCCGAAAGTATTATCTTTTGAGCATTCTACAAAAATTAATTAACATACCACCTTAAAAAACGCCCATCTTCATCAAACATTTTCTGAGTTAATGAATAAGGACAAATTGATAAAAAATACCAACCTAAATAACCATGCTCTTCATCCAATTTGTCCATTTTTTCCTTACCAATCCATATTTCTTTAAGTAAAGCTAGCTGCTCATCTGGTGATTCTGTTAAACGTTCCCCGCGTTTCGGATGCTCAATACAATCACCGTAAAACAAACATGCATCACCTCTTTTTAAGAGCCTTTCTAAGGCCATAAAAAAAGCAGTATCAGGATTAAATTCAAATTTTACGTCTGGATAATTTTCATAATCTATCTCACCATCACAGCTATACCATAAATATTCTATTCCCGCATAAGGGTGCCATTCTTTAAAATGTTTTAAAATTACATCTATTTGATTCATGGAAATTTAACTCTAATATTTTAACTTTTTTAAGTGGTTTTTTGAACATCGACTCAAAAACAGACTTGATATTTAATTTTATGACGTAAAGTATGGTTTTGTTTGAGTGAGGCATCTATACAAGTATGAAAACTGAACCTTGGATTGAGGATTGTGATCCATTAAAGCCCTACTATGGGAAATTAAGTAATCAGGAATATACCAATATTTCTAAGATATTTACTTTATGGATTAATCATCATAATCATATTGATCCTTCAGTAATTCATAAAAATAAAAAATTAAATTTATTAGACTACTCAAATAAGTACAATGGAAAATGCAGTCAAGATTTATACCAACTGCTATGTGAGAGTCTAAAGCAAACAGATGGATATCTTTATTGGCTACCCATAAATAGTATAAAAAATAAAAATACCTTTTCCGCATATTCTCCAGCAATGATTGCTAAGACTCCGATAAAAACTAGGTATTTAGATTATGCTTCTCGCTCTTTTCTGCAAATGCAAAATGGCGGATATGCCATTATTGAAAGCAATCTAAACTTTATAGCTCTGGTTGCTGATGGCTACTATATGCAGGTAGCATTAGATCCAAGCTTTATGAATGATCAATTTCAGAAATATCTAGACAGTTGGAACGAAATAGAAAATAACCTTGATGAAACTACAGCACAATGGCTTTCACAGGCCTATTACGTAGATATGAATGATGTAAGAGATGGATTGCTGCTCTTGGAAATGGATGAAAATAGTCTAGAGAAATATACATACTCATTGAAAGATATGAAGAAAGTAGTCATTCATGCACTTTCTGAAAGCGTATCAAACTATTGGCCTGAATTAGCTTTAAACTGGCTTCAAAAAAAACCTGAGTATCTTGATAGTGATGTATTATATTGGATTGAAAATCTAATTAAGGATAAAAATAAGTATTCTCAGAAGGTTAGACATCTGGCCATAAAGATACGTAAGGATTTTTTGGAAATAAGTGCGTTAAAACGCATCTGATCGCATTTTACTTATTTAAATTTTGGAACAATGTAGGCTGTTTATGTCATTTGACTTCGTAAAAATCTTTAAAGAAATTGATCTTCATAAAAATGATCTAGATATTGATAATTTCATGACAACGATCATCAATCATTGTCATGAAATGCAGCCAAACAAAAGTTGGGACCTATTCAAAGAATTAGATTACACAACAGAAGTTAAAAGTTTAGCAGCCCACGTAATTGACTCTTTAGAAAAAGAGGCTTTTCCCTTTATAGAGCAAGGGTTTTGGTTTGGTCTTTCTGATAATGGATATCTATATTTTGCAGTATCAGATCAATACATTGCAGAAGAAGATAACTTAGATTGGATGTCTGAAGCTAAAACATACTATCCTGAGCAAGGCGCTTTTAGCTCTGAAATTTTACGATCTATTGAAGATTTAGCAGATGAAACAGAACTGGATAATTATGCTGAATATCCTTTGTTCTTAGCTTATGCACTTAAACTGGCACAAGCGTCAATGAATCATTATAAAACCGCTTACCCAGAGAGAAAGGTTGGGTACTCTATTGGATATGATTCAGGAGATTTTATTACTGGAGGATGGATCTAATTCTCCCATTTAACATAATGGCAATTATACAAACTTTTAAGTTGGGTTAAATGTACCAAAGCTGATGATCCATTTAAAGAAATCATCAGCTTTGGTATGACTAACGGTAGCTAATCCGCTCTGGTTTTGGCGCTTCATGTCCTTCTAAATAGTGGTCTGTCATTTTCACATTTGCATGTCCAGCCAGTGCTTGTGCGTACTTTTTCCCATACTTCTGTGTAATGTTATAAATGCCCAAGGCACGTAAGTCATGCAGTGATGGTCGTTGGTTTGGTTCCAAATGATCATACGCACCTGATAAGTCCCGATACTTCTTAAACTGTTTGGTAATGTGGTCTTCCGTTACTGCTAAAGGATGTAGTTTCGCATTACGGATTTGCTCGTTAATGCGCTCTGGTCGAGTCGCAATGAGGTAAGGGCAGCGCAGCTTCATAGAATGCTCTACACACTGCAGCACAACTTCTCTTAACTCTGGATGCATGTCCACTTCAATAAACACAGGCTTGTCGTAATTCAGCGATTTATGCTGTAGTACGGTCATGGTGTTGTCTTTGATGTTAATGCTTGAACGCTCCATGACCACCAGATCGGCACGCCGTTGAATAGAATGCAATGCAAGATCTATTGCCAGTTTTAACCACGGCGGACAAACCGACTTCACTAATTCAATCGACTCGTTGGAATGTCGAGTTCGCAGCTTTTCAGGTCGAATTGGTTTTAAGGTTTTCTCGGCAATATTGTCTGGTGCCCAGCCGTTGGCCACTAAGTATTTCCAGATGTCGATAAGCTGTGAACGGTGCTTTTCTGCCTGAAAGTCTGTTTGCTTTTTCAGGTATTCTGAAATCATGAGCAGGGTAATATCGGTACAGTAAAGATGCCCCCACATGTCCTGATATTTCCCAATATTCGCCGTGACATTCACCAAGGTATTTTTGGCAAGTTTCTTCTTGGGTAAATGCAGCTTTTCATATTCACCCAAGGCTTGGCCAAAATTAGGAACACTACTTTGTTTATGTGCTTTTTCTACTGAAGATAGAATTTTTGACACTATGTCAGGGTTACGCTCAAGCACAGTGTTGAGTGCCTGAGCTGCCTTAATGGCTTCGTTTCGATCTTTACCTAATGACTTGCGCTGTCCGTTTGGTAGTAGGTAGCGAAAGTACATGGTGCCATTGGGCTTTTTGTCTACTTCGACATGGGGAGGTAGGTCCAAGTTCCCCGATTTACGACCTCGAGGAGCCATGTTAAATCTCCGCCAATATTCGGTCTGCAATAGAGTTACCCGTTTTAGGTGGAGACTCTAGTTCCACCTTAGGTACATCATCTGAATAGTACAAAGGAGCACCCCAAGATGTGCATTCGACATACCATTGTTTACCAATTTTTTTACCACTGAGCCAACCACGTTTTATATGGCTGACCAGTGTGTCGCGTTTTGGGCGGGATGCTTCGTCTTGCCAATAGCGTTCAGCAAATACCTTGAGCTTGAGGCGTTGGATATTAGATGTCATTTGGAGTTTCCTCCTTATTGCATTTACATAGACCGAAAAGAGCGTATGTCAGTGGATTTGGTGCATCATCAGGTGTGACGTCACGAATGTTTTTGAAATAACTTTTCTTCTTCACAACTACTTCGCAAATATCACCTGCAATATCTATAACTTTGCCAGTTTTTGATGAAAATCTTGCGCTATTGGATGTCTGGTAGGTTGTGGTGAAACTAACTTCATCACCAACTTTAATGTTTGAGCGATCTACTGGAATGTATTTATCACAGCTT
It encodes:
- a CDS encoding carbon starvation CstA family protein — translated: MDTIQRKSTLPSKLIWGLVAIIGAVSFGILAVSRGEHVNAVWLVLAAICVYSIAYRFYSLFIATKVFELNPRRLTPAHRLNDGLDYVPTNKYVLFGHHFAAIAGAGPLVGPILAAQMGYLPGTIWLLVGVVLAGAVQDFLVLFISTRRDGRSLGEMAKQELGSFAGIVVMLGALGVMIIILAVLALVVVKALAHSPWGVFTIAATIPIALFMGIYMRYLRPGKIAEVSIIGFVLMMAAIVYGGNVAADPYWGPFFTLTGIQLTWCLIIYGFVASVLPVWLLLAPRDYLSTFLKIGVIAGLAVGIMVAMPMLKMPSVTHFVDGTGPVFAGSMFPFLFITIACGAISGFHALVSSGTTPKLIDNEVNIRVIGYGGMLMESFVAIMAMICATVLEPGVYFAINAPAAVLGTTVESAAEAVRNLGFVVTPETLSLLAKEVGETTILSRTGGAPTFAIGMAHIITEIFNNRSMMAFWYHFAILFEALFILTAVDAGTRACRFMVQDTVGIVVPALKNTHNFFGNMVGTAVAVAGWGFFVYQGVVDPLGGINSLWPLFGIGNQMLAAMALILGTVILFKMKKEKYVWVTIIPTVFLIITCMTAGWQKIFHENPKIGFLAQADRFSAAIAKGEILKPAKTFEEMQTIVLSNQINAALCAFFMIVAVVMIFAAIGVIRRALASPVPTVNEAPAVYADPEEVTISKSH
- a CDS encoding YbdD/YjiX family protein; this translates as MNLRFAKGGKTVIYKIIKMTIMSQKGLIFSPKNWSRIATLWQGLQQSFRLMVGVPDYENYVEHMKKHHPDLTPMDAKTFYRHCIDSRYPTAGGNLKKCPC
- a CDS encoding AAA family ATPase; this translates as MIWAKQKEEQHLAEDTRKIDAKIQAYASKVQTFLTQINQIILDKEQQTKLALSCLLAGGHVLFEDLPGLGKTTLSSALAHIAGLQFQRIQFTNDMLASDVIGVNMFNQKEHMFEFKQGPIFTQILLADEINRCSPKTQSALLEAMEEGAVTVDGIRYTLPQPFWVIATQNPLFQSGTYALPESQLDRFLMRLSLGYPSRSAEKLLLQQDSRQVLISTLAQVFQQDEILQLQHLVQQVYVGDVVMDYLLDLAQESRKGRHGLSTRGLLALKKAAQAHALIEQRSFVTADDVQAIFVAVTAHRIGLSEIETAQLMRQIPIS
- a CDS encoding DUF58 domain-containing protein — encoded protein: MQSLWSKWTKKRFSFEQQKTLTQKDVLVFIYQQGYLYLVLILITFIAGVNYANNLILGFCFLISAILCISFYLTFKQLHGLQIEVSYTELGQVGQPLSLELYFKQSQLQARYLWISVDTQIHRIMFADLRYRYVVELKPNKRGAFEYPTIKLFSVYPFGLVRAWTYMYLKGQSWIAPHAQYSVTQQQYSRQAQELDLDEFRELRDFRQGDSIQTVSWKQVARGQGLYVKVFEQHDDLHSIDIDYLHMPSTDHEEKLSLMMGLVEQCEQQQYAYRLLLPHAELVKGLGEQQMLQAKRLLAQA
- a CDS encoding transglutaminaseTgpA domain-containing protein produces the protein MKKTLNSSVKLTILLSLSLILIAQAAYLPMTLSVLLLTAITTLYIHFRQTELHAFSKLWTALGVLAALMGIYFSYGTFIGVEAGVAILTTFLFAKALEIKNTRDVIIIFNFALFVAASSFLFSQSIWMASIVLACLVSCFMGLYRLQTAGFQHQDSTTSGFKQDLKHVAKFIGLALPFFVLLFLFFPRLPPLWHIPIPENKAVTGMSDRMSPGDIAELSQSSALAFRILGDMSKLPPRSELYWRAMVLDHYDGQTWTSSPFNQQNYNSGNQTRLVQHTQFTYRYLAADPQSSWVMGLDQSIPNNPQYFLKNDGSIVPNRAVQLNEPIDLQWLGKNTLTDFVKEDPTTRKSTTKYPADLDLRAQKLAQQLFEQAGRDPERYIHHVIDWYKHQHFAYTLQSGLLGQNRIDDFLFQSKQGFCEHYASSFALLMRYVGLPARIVVGYQGGELAPDGKSWELRQLDAHAWTEVKLHGKWMRIDPTAIIAPQRIDTGMQNYMDTEQNVWGAERSNVSYQQYALLKKMRIWSDYASYQWQSKVVGYNAESQQSWLTRLGIRSTYAMVMVLILSVLSLLAGYFLFIFYLKWRNTSEIDRLLWQFSKKLQHDLRKQESETITVWMQRLSDEIEMDDIQIFENIAQLHRKIMYAPKHSEQEMEQFAEMLKTCTFVLKNKRKILSK
- a CDS encoding tyrosine-type recombinase/integrase, coding for MAPRGRKSGNLDLPPHVEVDKKPNGTMYFRYLLPNGQRKSLGKDRNEAIKAAQALNTVLERNPDIVSKILSSVEKAHKQSSVPNFGQALGEYEKLHLPKKKLAKNTLVNVTANIGKYQDMWGHLYCTDITLLMISEYLKKQTDFQAEKHRSQLIDIWKYLVANGWAPDNIAEKTLKPIRPEKLRTRHSNESIELVKSVCPPWLKLAIDLALHSIQRRADLVVMERSSINIKDNTMTVLQHKSLNYDKPVFIEVDMHPELREVVLQCVEHSMKLRCPYLIATRPERINEQIRNAKLHPLAVTEDHITKQFKKYRDLSGAYDHLEPNQRPSLHDLRALGIYNITQKYGKKYAQALAGHANVKMTDHYLEGHEAPKPERISYR